ACATCCATAAGCCTTTACCCCCATGTTATAATTTTAAACATGCAGATTAACGAAAAGAGTATTGTTGAAAAAGTAAGACAGTTGGCAGAACCTATAATTAAAAACTTAGGTTTTAAACTGTTTGATGTGGAATTTAAACCAGAAAGAGGGTGGGTTTTGAGGGTCATATTGGACAAAGATGGGGGGATAACTGTAAATGACTGTGAGGAGGTGAGCAAAAGGCTAAGCGCTCTTCTTGATGTAGAGGACATAATACCAACTTCCTACATACTTGAAGTCTCATCACCGGGTCTTACCAGAGAGCTTACAAAACCTGAACATTATGAGTTTTTTAAAGGTAGGTTGATAAGATTAGTTTTAAGAGAAGCCTTAGAAGGCAAGAGGGAGTTAAAGGGCTACATTGTGGATGTAAAAGAGGGCATACTCCAACTCAGAGAAAAAGACAGCGGTAAGATGTTTCACACACCCCTTTCCATAGTAGCCAGGGCACATCTGGAGATAGAGGGATGGTAAAAAACCTAAAAAAGCTCATAGAGCAGGTGGCAAAGGAGAAAAACCTGCCCGAATGGATAGTGGAGGGAGCGCTAAAAAATGCCATAGCTTTGGCGGTAAAGAAAGACAGAAAGTTAAAGGAGCATCTTCAGGTGGAACTTTTGGAGGAGGGTATAAAGGTTTACATAGTGAAAAGAAACAACTCGGAAACTGTCAGGTTTCCTCTGGAGATATCCACCGAGGATGTAAATAGAATTGCAGCCTACGCAGCAAAGGAGGAGTTTCTGAAAGAGCTTGAGAAGGCAGAAGAAGAAAGGGGCTACTTGGAGTTTGTAGAGCAGGAGGGTGAGATCACAGTAGGTATAGTTAGAAGGGTGCTTGAGAATGGTGATGTGCTTGTGGACCTGGGCAGAGTTATGGGCGTTCTTCCCAAAAGAGAGCAGATACCAAAGGAGAGCTACAGACAGGGAGAGAGAATAAAAGCTCTGGTGCTTGAGGTAAGAAAGCACAGAGGGAGGTACGAGATAATTCTGTCAAGAACTCATCCCAAGTTTTTGAGAAAGCTCCTTGAGGCTGAAGTACCTGAAATAAAGAGCGGTGAGATAGAGATAAAAGCTATAACAAGAGAGCCGGGTGAGAGGGCAAAGGTGCTGGTGCATGCAAAAGACATGAAGATGGACCCGGTAGGTGTGATAGTTGGGCTAAGAGGTTCGCGCATAAATCCCGTATCAAAGGAGCTATCCGGCGAGAAGATAGATGTTATAAGGTGGACTGAGAATGTAGAAGAGCTCATAAAAAAGAGTCTCTCTCCCGCACCTGTGACAAAGGTCAGGCTAATACCAAAAGACAAAAGGGCTGAGGTGGCAGTACCCAAAGAGAAGCTCTCCCTTGCAATAGGCAAGCACGGCGTGAATGTTAAACTAGCCAACAGGATAACCGGTTGGTACATAGATGTGCTGTCAGAAGAAGACTTTGAAAAGCTGAGCGCTTTGAGATGAAGGTTTTGCCAGAACTTTCCATAAAAAAAATAGTCTACGGAGGCTACGGTCTTGCCGAGTACAAAGGGAAGAAAGTCTTTGTAAGATACGCAGCGCCAATGGAACTCCTTTCTGCGCAGGTCATAAAAGAAAAGGGGGACCATATAGAAGCTACCGCAAAAGAGGTAATCATTAGCTCACCCTCACGGAAAGACCCACCTTGCAGGTATTACTACTACTGTGGAGGTTGTCAACTTCAGCACATAGATACAGATCAGCAGGTGAGGATAAAGGAAGACATCCTTATAGAAAGCCTCAGGCGTATAGGAAACCTGGAGATAAGCGCCTTAGGTGAGAGCATAAGGTCAAAGCAAGATTTTGGATACAGAACACGGGTGCAGTTTAAGGTCAGCAATGGGAGTTTAGGCTTCTTTGCGTGGGGAACTCACGAGCTTGTAAAGATAGACCAGTGCCTTTTGGTGCATCCGGCAATGAATGACCTCATACCATCCCTTCAGGAACTTAGCAAGAAGATTCCGCACCTTCAGGAATTGCATGTGCTTTACTCACCCAGCGAGGACGAGTTTCTCCTCAAGGTGATAACTCCTACCATTTACGATGCTGAAAAACTCAGGAAGCTAAAAGAAAATGTCCTACCCAAGAAAGTGGTGGGTATAGGAAACTACTCAAAACTTGGGGATCATCTTTTGAAGAGGTATCACATAGGAAGGAGTTTCACTTTCATGCAGGTAAAAAATTACAGATACAGAGTAAGCAACGACTCGTTTTTTCAGATAAACTTCACCCTCTGGGAGGACCTTCTAAACAGCGTAGTGGTGAGGGATAAAAGAAGAGTAATTGAACTTCACTGTGGAGCAGGATTTTTTAGCATACCTCTTTCTGAAGGCAACCACTTTGTCATCTCCTCAGACACCAACGCAACTGCTATAAAAGACGCTCAGTATAATGCCAAGCTTAATTCAAGAGATAACATAGTCTTTTTCCACGAAAGCGCACATCAAACCCTCAAAAAGCATGCGGGTGAAACCATAGACCTTCTGTTTCTTGACCCACCAAGAGGGGGACTGACCACCGATGAGCTCAGCCTCGTTCTTCAGAACAAACCGAAGGAGATCGTCTATGTTTCTTGCAATCCCACAACCCTTGCCAGAGATCTTGGTAAAATGGTACGTGGAGGCTACAGTTTGAAAAGTGTCAGGCTCATAGACAACTTTCCTCAGACCTACCACATAGAAAGCGTTGCATATCTTGAGCTATAAAGAAGTTATCGTACTTTTGAGGACTTATATAAATGCAACCAGAATTATAAACCCTAAGGTTTTGGAAGTTTGACGGGTCATCACGGTAGGTTTATTATTCAAGTGGGGGAAGGTGTTTACAGGTAGCCAATTGCCGCCTGCTGGAAGATGGCTATCTACAGAAGGGCGGGATACAAATACACCAGCCATAGGCTTTTGACAGCCTATGAGAGGGAAAGAGCCATGTATGTAACAAAGAGAAGCGGTGTTGGAGAGCCTATGGACATATCCAAGATACGCATAGTTATAGACTTTGCCTGCAGAGGATTGAGGGTTGACCCCCTTGAACTGGAAGCTGATGCCCAGATACAGTTCAGAGAGGGCATATCCACAAAGGAAATACAACAACTCCTTATAAGAACCGCTGCGGAAAAGGTTTCTCCGGAAAACCCAGACTGGCAGTATGTAGCAGCAAGGCTTTTGCTTTACGACCTTTACAAAGATGTGGGACACATAAGGGGATACAAGGTAAAGGACAAGATAAACGGCAGGTATAAGCCTTACAATCCCGAAAGCTTTTATAACCTTGTAAAAAATTACGCTGAGAAAGGCATATATGGAGAGTATCTGCTCAGGGAGTATTCCAAAGAGGACTTTCAAGCTTTGGCAAGCTACATAAAGCCAGACAGGGACTTACTCTTTAACTACACAGGCATAAAAGTCCTGTATGATAGGTATCTGGTGAGGGATGAAGAGGGGAATGTTATAGAGCTTCCACAAGAGATGTACATGCTAATTAGCATGAGCTTAGCCCTGCCAGAGAAAAAGGAGGAAAGGATAAAGTGGGTTAAAACTTTTTACGACCTTATGTCTAAGCATGAGGTGTCTTTGGCTACACCGACGCTTATGAACGCAAGAAGACCCCACACCCAGCTCTCATCCTGCTTTGTACTGACCGTGGATGATGACCTTTATGACATATTTGACAACGTGCAGAAGGCCGGACAGATATCCAAATTTGCGGGAGGGCTGGGCATATACTTGGGCAAGGTCAGAGCAACAGGCTCACCCATAAGGAAGTTTAAAGGTGCATCTTCGGGAGTTCTGCCAGTGGTCAAAATATTAAACGATGTTATGGTTTATGTGGATCAGCTGGGCATGAGGAAAGGTTCTGCATCCATAACCCTTGACATATGGCACAAGGATGTTATGGACTTTCTGGAAGTAAAGACCAATGTGGGAGACGAGAGGAAAAAAGCTCACGATATTCACCCCGCCATATCCATACCAGACATCTTTATGAAGAGGCTCAAAAACAGAGAAAAGTGGACACTTCTTGACCCATACTACTGCAAAAACGTAAAAGATGGCAAAAATCTGGAAGACTTCTACGGAGAGGAGTTTGAGGAGCTATACCAGAGACTGGAAAGAGAGCTTCCGCCCAACGCTAAAAAAGAGGTGGATGCCTTTGAACTCTGGAAGAGACTGCTAACTGTCGTATTTGAAACTGGAGAGCCTTACATCTTTTTCAGAGACACTGCCAACAGGCTAAATCCCAACAAACACTG
The DNA window shown above is from Hydrogenobacter thermophilus TK-6 and carries:
- the rimP gene encoding ribosome maturation factor RimP, encoding MQINEKSIVEKVRQLAEPIIKNLGFKLFDVEFKPERGWVLRVILDKDGGITVNDCEEVSKRLSALLDVEDIIPTSYILEVSSPGLTRELTKPEHYEFFKGRLIRLVLREALEGKRELKGYIVDVKEGILQLREKDSGKMFHTPLSIVARAHLEIEGW
- the nusA gene encoding transcription termination factor NusA; translated protein: MVKNLKKLIEQVAKEKNLPEWIVEGALKNAIALAVKKDRKLKEHLQVELLEEGIKVYIVKRNNSETVRFPLEISTEDVNRIAAYAAKEEFLKELEKAEEERGYLEFVEQEGEITVGIVRRVLENGDVLVDLGRVMGVLPKREQIPKESYRQGERIKALVLEVRKHRGRYEIILSRTHPKFLRKLLEAEVPEIKSGEIEIKAITREPGERAKVLVHAKDMKMDPVGVIVGLRGSRINPVSKELSGEKIDVIRWTENVEELIKKSLSPAPVTKVRLIPKDKRAEVAVPKEKLSLAIGKHGVNVKLANRITGWYIDVLSEEDFEKLSALR
- a CDS encoding ribonucleoside-diphosphate reductase subunit alpha — encoded protein: MYVTKRSGVGEPMDISKIRIVIDFACRGLRVDPLELEADAQIQFREGISTKEIQQLLIRTAAEKVSPENPDWQYVAARLLLYDLYKDVGHIRGYKVKDKINGRYKPYNPESFYNLVKNYAEKGIYGEYLLREYSKEDFQALASYIKPDRDLLFNYTGIKVLYDRYLVRDEEGNVIELPQEMYMLISMSLALPEKKEERIKWVKTFYDLMSKHEVSLATPTLMNARRPHTQLSSCFVLTVDDDLYDIFDNVQKAGQISKFAGGLGIYLGKVRATGSPIRKFKGASSGVLPVVKILNDVMVYVDQLGMRKGSASITLDIWHKDVMDFLEVKTNVGDERKKAHDIHPAISIPDIFMKRLKNREKWTLLDPYYCKNVKDGKNLEDFYGEEFEELYQRLERELPPNAKKEVDAFELWKRLLTVVFETGEPYIFFRDTANRLNPNKHCGVVYSSNLCHEIVQNMSASQHIEDSLDPQTGEIVHRKKSGDVVVCNLGSINLGKVYTKEDMERVVPLLVRMLDNVISINYYAIKEAEYTNRRYRAIGIGVSNYHYCLVKNAIQWESEEHLKFANALFERIAYYAIKGSMELAKERGRYPLFEGSDWSKGVFFGRDAEENQRMSEKNGNNLNWIELAEEVKTYGLRNAYLLALMPTGSTSLIIGATPSVDPIFAKFYKEENMSGILPQVPPEIDRYFWHYKSAYSIDQEWIIRAASERQKWIDQAQSLNLFIDPEHVDGPTLSKLYELSWELGLKTVYYCRSKSLTEIEECESCSS
- a CDS encoding class I SAM-dependent RNA methyltransferase, translated to MKVLPELSIKKIVYGGYGLAEYKGKKVFVRYAAPMELLSAQVIKEKGDHIEATAKEVIISSPSRKDPPCRYYYYCGGCQLQHIDTDQQVRIKEDILIESLRRIGNLEISALGESIRSKQDFGYRTRVQFKVSNGSLGFFAWGTHELVKIDQCLLVHPAMNDLIPSLQELSKKIPHLQELHVLYSPSEDEFLLKVITPTIYDAEKLRKLKENVLPKKVVGIGNYSKLGDHLLKRYHIGRSFTFMQVKNYRYRVSNDSFFQINFTLWEDLLNSVVVRDKRRVIELHCGAGFFSIPLSEGNHFVISSDTNATAIKDAQYNAKLNSRDNIVFFHESAHQTLKKHAGETIDLLFLDPPRGGLTTDELSLVLQNKPKEIVYVSCNPTTLARDLGKMVRGGYSLKSVRLIDNFPQTYHIESVAYLEL